The Macadamia integrifolia cultivar HAES 741 unplaced genomic scaffold, SCU_Mint_v3 scaffold2165, whole genome shotgun sequence region TAACACTTGTATAACATACTAAAATTTAGATTTCATACTAGGATTAGTATTCGTACGACCCGCATATGCGGCGGGAGCCCCGAAGCTGCCTAATGCATCCTAATGGTCTTCTATTGTTTCCACAAATTTCCTACTTCTACGTGGGTTGGTAGCATAgacattttccttcatcattacAATAGCAGCCCACATGCTTGGCATGGTGGGTTTGAAAGCATAATCCACCAACTTCAACATGCCAATAATTGGTGCTAAGATTTTAACCACTTTACCCAATTGTGTCAAAAACTCTTCTGATGAAACGGTTGCCTGTGCCTCCCTACCACTAGCTGATccttcttccctccaaccaaaCCACTCCTTAGATGCGAACATAGATCGAAGACCAACtttcttggattcaaaactCTGGAGTGCAATATAGTTGGTAGCAAATCTTGTGAGACCAGGCCTGACCAAGTCGCCCTCGCACTTCTCCCTCAATAGGTTTAATGAAAACCCATGATTATAGACAAATGTGCTCACTTGCCTAGTCCTTCCAACCACAGTTTgcacaattttaatttttcccaTGTCCTTCAACATTAGGTCAATGCAGTGTGCTGTATGAGGAGTCCAAAAGAGTTGGAATTTAgggttgttcatcattttaattCCGGCTTTCTTGTAGTTACTTCCATTGTCAGTCACAATCTTAACAACATTTTGTATCCCAACTTCTTCCACAACATCCTTCAGAggcttgtaaatatattttgcatcctttctttccttggatgcatcaatagacttcaagaaaatggttctaccatcacaataaatcataaaattgatgatggactttCTCGTGGGCCTtgtccaaccatcacacattatGGTTACCCTATGGCTCTTCCACATAACTTTTAACTTATCAATATATGCTTTCAAGTCAGCCTTCTCCTTAGGCAAATATATATTCATCACCTCATATGTAGTCGGCCCCTTTATCCCTAGACCAgccacagccacagccacagTCACAGCCACAGCCACAACATCAAGTATCGGCTGGTAATAGGGACTTGTGGTGGCGTTTGTTGGGATGCTATGGAATAACATCCACTTAGACACTGTCTCCCCAACAGAAGCCTTCATGTCTCCCCACATCCCCTTTATCTTACGTTGCTTACTACCCTTTTTCCTGTACGCATGGGGATCCTATTGTAGCACGGGGTTCACACGAGGTGGAACCACTGGAGGTGAAGGTGGAGGTGGGGCTGCCCTTGTACTCTATGATCTCGTAAAGGGCAAAGGGATTTGTGAAGATCCACTACCTCCAGCTCTAGATGGACCAGCTCCTCTATGTCTACGCTTTTCTGTCTCCTCATGAAGACTTTGTTGGCTCAATGCTTGCACCTGCTGCCATTGCCTAGCCTCTTgctcagtttctatgtcatCAGGCACATACACTGggtcatcattgtcat contains the following coding sequences:
- the LOC122065966 gene encoding uncharacterized protein LOC122065966; translation: MKASVGETVSKWMLFHSIPTNATTSPYYQPILDVVAVAVTVAVAVAGLGIKGPTTYEVMNIYLPKEKADLKAYIDKLKVMWKSHRDAKYIYKPLKDVVEEVGIQNVVKIVTDNGSNYKKAGIKMMNNPKFQLFWTPHTAHCIDLMLKDMGKIKIVQTVVGRTRQVSTFVYNHGFSLNLLREKCEGDLVRPGLTRFATNYIALQSFESKKVGLRSMFASKEWFGWREEGSASGREAQATVSSEEFLTQLGKVVKILAPIIGMLKLVDYAFKPTMPSMWAAIVMMKENVYATNPRRSRKFVETIEDH